The proteins below are encoded in one region of Telopea speciosissima isolate NSW1024214 ecotype Mountain lineage chromosome 10, Tspe_v1, whole genome shotgun sequence:
- the LOC122642082 gene encoding AAA-ATPase At4g30250-like, which yields MEILSQMWSFLGLLTVLQNVLPSQLLSLLHSFYESLQDFFSPYSYFEIPEFNGYCGVDVNELYRHVNLYLNSIDSSATCRRLTLTRSKTSTRISYTVAPNHTVHDSFNGHRLSWTHHIDTVQDSLEEKRSFTLKLPKRHRQSLLSSYLEFVSARAEEFERVSRERRLYTNNGHGSYESGWVSVPFRHPSTFETLALEPDMKQQITEDLTAFADGKDYYHRVGRSWKRGYLLFGPPGSGKSSLIAAMANYLCYDVYDLELTKVSDNSELRALLIQTTNRSIIVIEDIDCSLDLTADRNSKTKKSTAVDNRNRTRGDDGEESGRVTLSGLLNFTDGLWSCCGEERIIVFTTNHRDDVDPALVRCGRMDVHVKLGTCGVHAFKSLAMNYLGLETHEQFDVVESCIRAGGSLTPAEIGEIMLRNRRDADVAIKAVISALQVSILSGERDPPAEPEERPTTPEAESIDRMLDSPSPENWESSPGKFGVKRRKEGSTWEKKVKFLVRLKSLTKSDSGGRGV from the coding sequence ATGGAGATCTTATCACAGATGTGGTCGTTCTTAGGACTTCTCACAGTTCTCCAAAACGTGTTACCCTCACAGCTCCTTTCACTTCTTCACTCCTTCTACGAATCCCTTCAAGACTTCTTCAGTCCTTACTCTTACTTTGAAATCCCAGAGTTTAATGGCTACTGTGGTGTCGACGTTAACGAACTCTACCGTCACGTTAACCTCTACCTCAACTCTATTGACTCTTCCGCCACCTGTCGCCGCCTCACACTTACCCGCTCCAAAACCTCCACCCGCATTTCCTACACTGTCGCACCCAATCACACCGTCCACGACTCCTTCAACGGTCACCGTCTCTCCTGGACCCACCACATCGACACCGTCCAGGATTCCCTAGAAGAGAAGCGTAGCTTCACTCTCAAGCTCCCCAAACGTCACCGGCAGTCCCTCCTCTCGTCCTACCTTGAATTCGTCTCCGCTCGTGCTGAGGAGTTCGAGCGTGTCTCACGAGAACGTAGGCTCTACACCAACAACGGCCACGGGTCGTATGAGTCCGGTTGGGTCTCCGTTCCCTTCCGTCACCCTTCCACGTTCGAGACTCTCGCGCTTGAACCCGACATGAAGCAGCAGATAACGGAAGACTTGACGGCGTTCGCCGACGGGAAAGACTACTATCACCGGGTTGGGCGATCGTGGAAGCGTGGGTACTTGTTATTTGGGCCTCCAGGATCCGGAAAGTCCAGCTTGATTGCGGCTATGGCGAATTACTTGTGTTACGACGTGTATGATCTGGAGCTCACCAAGGTTTCGGATAATTCGGAGCTTCGAGCTTTGCTTATCCAAACCACAAACCGCTCCATCATCGTGATAGAAGACATCGACTGCTCCCTTGATCTGACGGCTGACCGTAACTCGAAGACCAAGAAATCGACGGCAGTGGATAATCGGAACCGTACACGTGGCGACGATGGAGAGGAAAGCGGACGGGTAACGCTTTCGGGTCTGTTGAACTTCACGGACGGGCTATGGTCGTGCTGTGGGGAGGAGAGGATCATAGTTTTCACGACAAACCACAGGGACGATGTCGATCCGGCGCTCGTTAGATGCGGGCGCATGGACGTCCACGTCAAACTCGGCACGTGTGGGGTCCATGCGTTCAAGTCCCTAGCGATGAACTACCTGGGCTTGGAGACACACGAGCAGTTCGACGTGGTGGAGAGTTGCATAAGGGCGGGTGGGTCCCTCACCCCAGCAGAGATCGGCGAGATCATGTTGAGGAACAGAAGAGATGCTGACGTGGCTATTAAAGCTGTTATATCGGCGCTACAGGTTAGCATTCTGAGCGGTGAACGAGATCCGCCGGCGGAACCGGAAGAGAGGCCGACCACGCCAGAGGCGGAGAGCATCGATCGAATGTTGGATTCGCCGTCGCCAGAGAATTGGGAATCATCGCCGGGGAAATTTGGGGTGAAGAGGAGGAAAGAGGGGTCCACTTGGGAGAAGAAAGTGAAGTTCTTGGTGAGGCTCAAATCGTTGACCAAGTCTGACTCAGGGGGAAGAGGTGTATAA